The Coregonus clupeaformis isolate EN_2021a chromosome 6, ASM2061545v1, whole genome shotgun sequence genome has a segment encoding these proteins:
- the LOC121567476 gene encoding ankyrin repeat domain-containing protein 13B-like isoform X1 — protein MISAKKTPEKSRYPIHYMVWHNKHRQLEKALSANEQVDVETLDPRGRTPLHLAVTLGHLDCARLLLQHGADVSKENRNGWTVLQEAVSTRDPELVRLVLHYRDYQRTSKRLAGIPVLLERLHQAQDFYVEMKWEFTSWVPLVSRICPSDTYRVWKSGQCLRVDTTLMGFDQMTWQRGNRSFIFRGQDSSAVVMEVDHDRQLVFCETLCVSSLTSPSPRRGTTGLGLLGALQPSEEQVAARLSAPVVTTQLDTKNITFERNKTGILGWRSEKTEMVNGYEAKVYGASNVELITRTRTDHLSEPLKAKPKGGKTPLQNFLGIAEQHMGPNIGALVTQMSCPAVTNPTALTAEEYFNPNLPLGTRDIGHPCQLTTKTQRFKAKLWLCETHPLSLAEQVAPIIDLMAISNALFAKLRDFITLRLPPGFPVKIEIPIYHILNARITFGNLNGCEEGSVTGPGRVDGQKDSSPRTETDTPSPGSDSSSVSSSSSTTSCRGGEIPPCVFEPPQGYTVLGGNQRDNNMRGDEEEDLLQFAIQQSLLEAGSEYDQVTIWEALSNSKPSTHTLPCDPSRLQRTPQHQPCPPASLCSTPTKKPPTACSYDQQLRLAMELSAREQAEAELRRRQEEEELQRIIQLSLLEK, from the exons GTGGATGTGGAGACCCTGGACCCCCGGGGTCGGACCCCCCTCCACCTGGCTGTCACTCTGGGTCACCTGGACTGTGCCCGCCTGCTCCTCCAACATGGTGCTGACGTCAGCAAGGAGAACCGCAACGGATGGACGG TGCTCCAGGAGGCAGTCAGCACACGAGACCCAGAGCTGGTGCGCCTAGTTCTGCATTACCGTGACTACCAGCGGACCAGTAAGAGACTGGCGGGAATCCCTGTCCTCCTGGAGAGACTGCACCAG gcTCAGGACTTTTACGTGGAGATGAAATGGGAGTTTACAAGCTGGG tGCCGCTAGTGTCTCGTATCTGCCCCAGTGACACGTACCGCGTGTGGAAGAGTGGCCAGTGTCTGCGTGTAGACACCACTCTCATGGGCTttgatcagatgacctggcagaGAGGAAACCGAAGCTTCATCTTCCGGGGtcaag ACTCCAGTGCGGTGGTGATGGAGGTGGACCATGACAGACAGCTGGTGTTCTGTGagaccctgtgtgtgtcctctctgaCGTCTCCCTCCCCGCGGCGGGGCACTACAGGCCTGGGCCTCCTGGGGGCACTACAGCCCAGCGAGGAGCAGGTGGCAGCCCGCCTTTCCGCCCCCGTGGTCACCACCCAGCTAGACACCAAAAACATCACCTTCGAgag gaATAAGACTGGCATCCTAGGCTGGCGCAGTGAGAAGACAGAGATGGTGAACGGGTATGAGGCTAAG GTGTACGGCGCCTCCAATGTGGAACTGATCACTCGAACCCGAACAGACCATCTCAGTGAGCCACTCAAGGCTAAGCCCAAAG GCGGTAAGACGCCCCTGCAGAACTTCCTAGGGATCGCCGAGCAACACATGGGGCCCAACATTGGG GCCCTAGTGACTCAGATGTCATGTCCTGCCGTGACCAACCCCACAGCCCTGACAGCTGAAGAGTACTTCAATCCCAACCTGCCCCTGGGCACCCGGGATATTGGCCACCCCTGTCAACTCACAACCAAGACTCAGAG GTTCAAGGCTAAGCTGTGGCTGTGTGAGACCCATCCTCTGTCCCTGGCGGAGCAGGTTGCGCCCATCATTGACCTCATGGCCATCTCCAATGCCCTCTTCGCCAAACTTAGGGACTTCATTACCCTGCGACTGCCCCCTGGCTTCCCTGTCAAGATCG AAATTCCCATCTATCACATCCTGAATGCCCGGATCACCTTTGGGAACCTGAACGGGTGTGAGGAGGGGTCGGTGACGGGGCCGGGCCGGGTGGATGGACAGAAGGACAGCAGCCCCAGGACTGAAACAGACACCCCCTCCCCAGGCAGCGACTCTTCTAGTgtctccagctccagctccacga CGTCGTGTCGTGGAGGGGAGATCCCCCCATGTGTGTTCGAGCCACCTCAGGGTTACACTGTGCTGGGAGGCAACCAAAGGGACAACAACATGCgtggtgatgaggaggaggacctgctgcagtttgccatccaacaGAGTCTGCTGGAGGCTGGCTCCGAGTACGACCAG gtgaCCATCTGGGAGGCCCTGAGCAACAGCAAGCCCAGCACACATACTCTTCCCTGTGACCCCAGTCGCCTGCAAAG gACTCCCCAGCACCAGCCTTGCCCTCCAGCCAGCCTCTGTAGCACGCCCACCAAGAAGCCCCCCACAGCCTGCAGCTACGACCAGCAGCTCCGCCTGGCCATGGAGCTGTCGGCGCGGGAGCAGGCAGAGGCCGAGCTACGGCGACGacaagaggaggaggagctgcagCGGATCATCCAGCTGTCACTCTTGGAGAAATGA
- the LOC121567476 gene encoding ankyrin repeat domain-containing protein 13B-like isoform X2 — protein MWRPWTPGVGPPSTWLSLWVTWTVPACSSNMVLTSARRTATDGRIVFPSHIVLQEAVSTRDPELVRLVLHYRDYQRTSKRLAGIPVLLERLHQAQDFYVEMKWEFTSWVPLVSRICPSDTYRVWKSGQCLRVDTTLMGFDQMTWQRGNRSFIFRGQDSSAVVMEVDHDRQLVFCETLCVSSLTSPSPRRGTTGLGLLGALQPSEEQVAARLSAPVVTTQLDTKNITFERNKTGILGWRSEKTEMVNGYEAKVYGASNVELITRTRTDHLSEPLKAKPKGGKTPLQNFLGIAEQHMGPNIGALVTQMSCPAVTNPTALTAEEYFNPNLPLGTRDIGHPCQLTTKTQRFKAKLWLCETHPLSLAEQVAPIIDLMAISNALFAKLRDFITLRLPPGFPVKIEIPIYHILNARITFGNLNGCEEGSVTGPGRVDGQKDSSPRTETDTPSPGSDSSSVSSSSSTTSCRGGEIPPCVFEPPQGYTVLGGNQRDNNMRGDEEEDLLQFAIQQSLLEAGSEYDQVTIWEALSNSKPSTHTLPCDPSRLQRTPQHQPCPPASLCSTPTKKPPTACSYDQQLRLAMELSAREQAEAELRRRQEEEELQRIIQLSLLEK, from the exons ATGTGGAGACCCTGGACCCCCGGGGTCGGACCCCCCTCCACCTGGCTGTCACTCTGGGTCACCTGGACTGTGCCCGCCTGCTCCTCCAACATGGTGCTGACGTCAGCAAGGAGAACCGCAACGGATGGACGG ATTGTCTTTCCGTCTCACATAGTGCTCCAGGAGGCAGTCAGCACACGAGACCCAGAGCTGGTGCGCCTAGTTCTGCATTACCGTGACTACCAGCGGACCAGTAAGAGACTGGCGGGAATCCCTGTCCTCCTGGAGAGACTGCACCAG gcTCAGGACTTTTACGTGGAGATGAAATGGGAGTTTACAAGCTGGG tGCCGCTAGTGTCTCGTATCTGCCCCAGTGACACGTACCGCGTGTGGAAGAGTGGCCAGTGTCTGCGTGTAGACACCACTCTCATGGGCTttgatcagatgacctggcagaGAGGAAACCGAAGCTTCATCTTCCGGGGtcaag ACTCCAGTGCGGTGGTGATGGAGGTGGACCATGACAGACAGCTGGTGTTCTGTGagaccctgtgtgtgtcctctctgaCGTCTCCCTCCCCGCGGCGGGGCACTACAGGCCTGGGCCTCCTGGGGGCACTACAGCCCAGCGAGGAGCAGGTGGCAGCCCGCCTTTCCGCCCCCGTGGTCACCACCCAGCTAGACACCAAAAACATCACCTTCGAgag gaATAAGACTGGCATCCTAGGCTGGCGCAGTGAGAAGACAGAGATGGTGAACGGGTATGAGGCTAAG GTGTACGGCGCCTCCAATGTGGAACTGATCACTCGAACCCGAACAGACCATCTCAGTGAGCCACTCAAGGCTAAGCCCAAAG GCGGTAAGACGCCCCTGCAGAACTTCCTAGGGATCGCCGAGCAACACATGGGGCCCAACATTGGG GCCCTAGTGACTCAGATGTCATGTCCTGCCGTGACCAACCCCACAGCCCTGACAGCTGAAGAGTACTTCAATCCCAACCTGCCCCTGGGCACCCGGGATATTGGCCACCCCTGTCAACTCACAACCAAGACTCAGAG GTTCAAGGCTAAGCTGTGGCTGTGTGAGACCCATCCTCTGTCCCTGGCGGAGCAGGTTGCGCCCATCATTGACCTCATGGCCATCTCCAATGCCCTCTTCGCCAAACTTAGGGACTTCATTACCCTGCGACTGCCCCCTGGCTTCCCTGTCAAGATCG AAATTCCCATCTATCACATCCTGAATGCCCGGATCACCTTTGGGAACCTGAACGGGTGTGAGGAGGGGTCGGTGACGGGGCCGGGCCGGGTGGATGGACAGAAGGACAGCAGCCCCAGGACTGAAACAGACACCCCCTCCCCAGGCAGCGACTCTTCTAGTgtctccagctccagctccacga CGTCGTGTCGTGGAGGGGAGATCCCCCCATGTGTGTTCGAGCCACCTCAGGGTTACACTGTGCTGGGAGGCAACCAAAGGGACAACAACATGCgtggtgatgaggaggaggacctgctgcagtttgccatccaacaGAGTCTGCTGGAGGCTGGCTCCGAGTACGACCAG gtgaCCATCTGGGAGGCCCTGAGCAACAGCAAGCCCAGCACACATACTCTTCCCTGTGACCCCAGTCGCCTGCAAAG gACTCCCCAGCACCAGCCTTGCCCTCCAGCCAGCCTCTGTAGCACGCCCACCAAGAAGCCCCCCACAGCCTGCAGCTACGACCAGCAGCTCCGCCTGGCCATGGAGCTGTCGGCGCGGGAGCAGGCAGAGGCCGAGCTACGGCGACGacaagaggaggaggagctgcagCGGATCATCCAGCTGTCACTCTTGGAGAAATGA